Proteins encoded together in one Candidatus Nitrosocaldus cavascurensis window:
- a CDS encoding heavy metal translocating P-type ATPase, producing the protein MSKDGAGRGMSTAGRSRRVVLRIGGMHCAGCTRAIQGYLMDMEGIKGCDVNLATEKAVIEYDPATINLRRIEQAIEEVGYKVVYEKVSLHVSMLTDVSDAVRLEGILKGIEGIRDASVNHVSSRVTVEYNPALISIAEVKAVLDEHGYKVVSEDVYSAEDEDAKVLRRLFLIGLVLTVPVVLYSYPEYISLPFTGTSITAYIMLILAGTVQFLVGKRFYVGAYRISRIGSANMDTLVVVGTTAAYIFSVINTVPEPLWHSIYYDVSSVVITFIILGKYLESKSKSKASSLIRKMLELQPKKARVIKDGDGGVEEEVPVESIREGDVVLVHPGEKIPVDGTIIKGYSAVDESMATGEAMPVSKGPGDEVIGGTINREGSLLIKATRVGSDTFLAHVIRLVEDAMGSKPPVQMLVDKVAGYFAFIVMGIAVATFLVWYALTGVVEQALIPTVAVLVVACPCALGLATPTAIMVGMGKGAQHGIIFKNGKALEMLSRVDVVVFDKTGTLTHGRPVVTDIIPLSSAIMVDGAGADDGSGAYLRDMLEAAASLERNSEHPLAKAIVEKASSMGIMPKEVEDFKAIPGRGVMARYRGREIMVGSPRMLESMGIAIDNWKGKISSLQDEGKTVVLVSIDGKPSGIIAFMDEPKQSSIDAVNMLKSMGIDVVMLTGDNRRSADAVARVLGIEHVLAEVMPDGKIDAIRMVQAEGKRVAMVGDGINDAPALMQADVGIAMGSGTDIAIEAGDVILVRNDPIGVATAVELSRKVMSKIRQNLVYAFMYNVALIPVAALGLLYPALAGLAMAASSVSVTMSSLLMKRWMPKSRRSMGR; encoded by the coding sequence ATGAGCAAGGATGGTGCTGGTAGAGGCATGAGTACAGCTGGTAGAAGCAGGAGGGTAGTGCTAAGGATAGGGGGTATGCACTGTGCAGGTTGCACAAGGGCCATACAAGGCTACCTAATGGATATGGAGGGTATCAAGGGTTGTGATGTCAATCTAGCAACTGAGAAGGCTGTTATAGAGTATGATCCAGCAACGATAAACCTAAGGAGGATAGAGCAGGCAATAGAGGAGGTTGGTTACAAGGTTGTGTATGAGAAGGTTAGCCTCCATGTTAGCATGCTTACAGATGTTAGTGATGCTGTTAGGCTTGAGGGCATACTCAAGGGTATTGAAGGGATAAGGGATGCATCTGTAAACCATGTCAGTTCAAGGGTTACGGTAGAGTACAATCCAGCACTCATCTCCATAGCAGAGGTTAAGGCAGTGCTGGATGAGCATGGATACAAGGTTGTAAGTGAGGATGTGTACTCTGCTGAGGATGAGGATGCAAAGGTGTTGAGAAGGCTCTTCCTAATAGGCTTGGTATTGACAGTACCAGTGGTGCTCTACAGTTACCCAGAGTACATTAGCCTACCATTTACTGGCACAAGCATCACAGCGTACATCATGCTTATACTAGCAGGTACAGTGCAGTTCCTAGTTGGGAAGAGGTTCTATGTTGGAGCATACAGGATATCAAGGATAGGCTCTGCAAACATGGATACTCTAGTTGTAGTAGGCACAACAGCAGCCTACATATTCAGTGTAATTAACACGGTACCAGAGCCATTATGGCACTCAATCTACTACGATGTATCATCTGTTGTAATAACCTTCATCATTCTAGGCAAGTACCTTGAGAGTAAGAGTAAGAGTAAGGCATCATCCTTGATAAGGAAGATGCTTGAACTACAACCAAAGAAGGCAAGGGTTATCAAGGATGGGGATGGAGGGGTAGAGGAAGAGGTGCCTGTTGAGTCTATAAGGGAAGGGGATGTTGTTCTTGTCCATCCAGGTGAGAAGATACCAGTTGATGGTACCATCATCAAGGGCTACTCTGCAGTTGATGAGTCAATGGCAACTGGGGAAGCAATGCCTGTTAGCAAGGGTCCAGGGGATGAGGTTATAGGAGGAACTATAAACAGAGAAGGTTCACTACTGATAAAGGCTACAAGGGTTGGGAGCGATACATTCCTTGCACATGTTATAAGGCTTGTTGAGGATGCAATGGGTAGCAAGCCACCAGTACAGATGCTTGTTGATAAGGTTGCTGGCTACTTTGCATTCATAGTTATGGGCATAGCAGTTGCAACCTTCCTTGTATGGTATGCACTAACTGGTGTTGTGGAGCAAGCACTCATACCTACTGTTGCTGTGCTTGTTGTTGCATGCCCATGTGCCCTAGGACTAGCAACCCCAACCGCAATAATGGTTGGGATGGGCAAGGGTGCACAACATGGCATAATATTCAAGAATGGCAAGGCTCTTGAGATGCTCAGCAGGGTAGATGTTGTAGTATTCGATAAGACTGGAACGCTAACCCATGGAAGACCAGTGGTTACAGATATTATACCCTTGAGTAGTGCAATAATGGTTGATGGTGCTGGTGCAGATGATGGTAGCGGTGCTTATCTAAGGGATATGCTTGAGGCTGCTGCATCCCTAGAGAGGAACTCAGAGCACCCATTGGCTAAAGCAATAGTTGAGAAGGCTAGTAGTATGGGTATAATGCCCAAAGAGGTTGAGGACTTCAAGGCAATCCCTGGAAGGGGTGTGATGGCAAGGTATAGGGGGAGAGAGATCATGGTAGGGAGCCCAAGGATGCTTGAGAGCATGGGTATAGCAATTGATAATTGGAAAGGGAAGATATCAAGCCTTCAGGATGAAGGGAAGACTGTAGTGCTTGTATCTATTGATGGTAAGCCTTCTGGCATAATAGCGTTTATGGATGAGCCTAAGCAGAGCAGCATTGATGCTGTGAATATGCTCAAGAGCATGGGTATAGATGTTGTTATGCTAACTGGAGATAATAGGAGGAGTGCAGATGCAGTTGCAAGAGTACTAGGGATAGAGCATGTACTTGCAGAGGTTATGCCAGATGGCAAGATAGATGCGATAAGGATGGTACAGGCTGAGGGGAAGAGGGTAGCAATGGTTGGGGATGGTATAAACGATGCCCCTGCACTTATGCAGGCAGATGTAGGCATTGCCATGGGTAGTGGTACAGATATTGCTATAGAGGCTGGGGATGTTATACTTGTAAGGAATGATCCAATTGGAGTAGCAACAGCAGTAGAGTTGAGCAGGAAGGTGATGAGCAAGATAAGACAGAACCTAGTCTATGCATTCATGTACAATGTAGCACTCATACCAGTTGCTGCTCTTGGCTTGCTCTACCCAGCACTTGCAGGGCTTGCTATGGCTGCAAGTTCAGTATCTGTAACGATGAGTTCACTTCTTATGAAGAGATGGATGCCAAAGAGTAGAAGAAGTATGGGTAGGTAG
- a CDS encoding AsnC family transcriptional regulator, whose translation MPVNLDDVDRRLIILLMQDGRQSFRRLARSLGVSTPTAKARYDRLVRLGIIKRVSAIIDTSMLNNVSALLYIKANDVQGAIATMKEMEEINSILLTSGDTNVVVKATLDSVESLGGLMAKLSGIPKLQIISSQIVTKIIKDEQVIPRLTSVKLECHYCKGSITGEPIVLDGIYYFCCTSCLRLFSSERGIATPH comes from the coding sequence ATGCCAGTAAATCTGGATGATGTTGATAGGAGGTTGATCATCCTACTAATGCAGGATGGTAGACAGTCCTTCAGAAGGTTGGCAAGGAGTTTAGGTGTGAGTACACCAACAGCAAAGGCAAGGTACGATAGGCTTGTAAGGCTTGGGATAATAAAGAGGGTATCTGCCATCATAGATACCTCTATGCTCAACAATGTCAGTGCTCTGCTATACATCAAGGCAAACGATGTACAGGGTGCAATAGCGACTATGAAGGAGATGGAGGAGATAAACTCCATACTCCTAACATCTGGGGATACAAATGTAGTGGTCAAAGCAACGCTAGATAGTGTAGAATCTCTAGGAGGGCTCATGGCAAAGTTATCTGGTATCCCTAAACTACAGATAATCTCAAGCCAGATAGTAACTAAGATCATCAAGGATGAGCAAGTAATCCCTAGGTTAACAAGTGTAAAGTTGGAGTGCCATTACTGCAAGGGCAGCATTACAGGAGAGCCAATAGTGCTTGATGGTATATACTACTTCTGCTGTACATCATGCCTTAGGTTATTCAGTTCAGAGAGAGGCATAGCAACACCCCATTAA
- a CDS encoding aconitase X swivel domain-containing protein, producing MMYSMRCKSIVKGYGEGYAIASAQPINLLSIDANGKVNDSAHMLNGKSIANRVLVFPNAIGSSVGAYRLYAAKVNGKAPNAVVCSKADIITASACAISNIPLVECYEFDMLMKLCSNRDVVATVDATNALITLSVKDGVRDR from the coding sequence ATGATGTATAGTATGAGGTGCAAGAGCATAGTCAAGGGTTATGGAGAAGGTTATGCTATAGCAAGTGCACAGCCTATAAACCTCTTAAGCATAGATGCCAATGGCAAAGTTAACGATTCAGCACATATGCTCAATGGCAAGAGCATCGCTAACAGGGTTCTGGTATTTCCAAATGCTATAGGTAGCAGCGTTGGTGCATACAGGTTGTATGCTGCAAAGGTTAACGGCAAGGCTCCAAATGCAGTTGTATGCTCAAAGGCAGATATAATAACAGCATCAGCATGTGCAATATCCAACATACCCTTGGTTGAGTGTTATGAGTTTGATATGCTTATGAAGTTATGCAGTAACAGGGATGTGGTTGCTACAGTTGATGCTACAAACGCTCTGATAACGTTAAGTGTCAAGGATGGAGTTAGAGATAGATAG
- a CDS encoding aconitase X catalytic domain-containing protein: MHMQLSKEEEDALDGKYGDALAVAYRILFAIGNAMDADRLVPVRWAHISGVNYNTIGDAGLAFLERISKDALANNVKAKVMSTLNPMGYDPVKGYDDDRFVEKQERIRKAYEAMGIIGSYTCIPYEVFPIPARGEHVSFAESNAAIYANSMLGLVTNKESALSALASALTGKTPYSGLRVEEARTARTMIDVKHDIKDEVDAALLGYFAGKVNEQCISFRFSSVHDKGSSSSIGVDGRARINAKALCSALGTSGSAGMFIITETATAYSTDDGTKHRIEYTTRDAIMVKDELSDEDDGDAIVFGSPQLGLNELGMLASMLKGKRFKKRCLLFCARCVYEEAKRIGYMDAIERAGAEVYSDCCSCLTPLISRDEVDSVITNSVKAAYYLKNWNRVGVCLKSMRAIVGDECYDV, from the coding sequence ATGCATATGCAACTAAGCAAGGAAGAGGAGGATGCACTTGATGGTAAGTATGGCGATGCTTTAGCAGTAGCATACAGGATACTCTTTGCAATAGGGAATGCTATGGATGCTGATAGACTTGTACCTGTAAGATGGGCACACATCTCTGGCGTTAACTACAACACCATTGGGGATGCTGGGCTAGCATTCCTTGAGAGGATAAGCAAGGATGCACTAGCAAACAATGTCAAGGCTAAGGTTATGAGTACCCTTAACCCCATGGGCTATGACCCAGTTAAAGGTTATGATGATGATAGGTTCGTTGAGAAGCAGGAGAGGATAAGGAAGGCATACGAGGCTATGGGTATAATAGGATCATACACATGCATACCATATGAAGTATTCCCCATACCTGCTAGGGGGGAGCATGTATCATTTGCTGAGAGCAATGCTGCAATATATGCAAACTCTATGCTTGGGCTTGTTACAAACAAGGAGAGTGCTCTTAGCGCACTTGCAAGTGCATTAACAGGTAAGACACCCTACTCTGGTCTAAGGGTTGAGGAGGCTAGAACCGCTCGTACTATGATAGATGTTAAGCATGATATCAAGGATGAGGTTGATGCTGCATTGCTAGGCTACTTTGCTGGCAAGGTAAATGAGCAGTGCATATCGTTCAGGTTCTCTTCAGTACATGATAAAGGATCATCATCTTCTATTGGTGTGGATGGAAGAGCAAGGATCAACGCTAAAGCATTATGCTCAGCCTTGGGTACATCTGGCTCTGCTGGCATGTTCATTATAACTGAGACTGCTACTGCTTATTCTACTGATGATGGTACAAAGCATAGGATAGAATACACAACTAGGGATGCTATCATGGTTAAGGATGAATTAAGTGATGAGGATGATGGCGATGCTATAGTCTTTGGGAGCCCTCAACTAGGGCTTAACGAACTTGGGATGCTTGCAAGCATGCTTAAGGGTAAGAGGTTCAAAAAGCGTTGCCTACTCTTCTGTGCAAGATGTGTGTATGAAGAGGCAAAGCGTATAGGCTACATGGATGCTATAGAGCGTGCTGGTGCAGAGGTTTACTCTGACTGCTGCTCATGCCTAACACCATTGATAAGCAGGGATGAGGTTGACTCTGTGATTACAAATAGCGTAAAGGCAGCATACTACCTTAAGAACTGGAATAGAGTTGGTGTATGCCTGAAGAGCATGAGGGCAATAGTTGGGGATGAGTGTTATGATGTATAG
- a CDS encoding endonuclease III domain-containing protein, translating to MDIGRVLELMHETMKRLEAMGSGGSALRSRLTALRELQEEEGRDPLRILIGTILSARTRDENTRVAVRNLFSRFRDARALADADAKEIEQLIRPAGFYRVKARRIKEVARIIAYEYNGDVPNTLEGLMRLPGVGRKTANCVLVYAFDKPAIPVDTHVHRIANRLGLVSSRSVEETEHMLMEKVDILYWKRINDTFVMFGQNVCRPVAPLCNLCLLKDMCKYYMGKSSSNSSSSSSSSKHGSNQQATSSS from the coding sequence ATGGATATAGGAAGGGTACTGGAACTCATGCATGAGACGATGAAGAGGCTTGAGGCTATGGGCTCTGGAGGCTCAGCCTTAAGATCAAGGCTAACAGCATTGAGGGAGTTACAGGAGGAAGAGGGTAGGGATCCTCTTAGGATACTCATAGGAACCATACTCTCAGCAAGGACAAGGGATGAGAATACAAGGGTAGCTGTAAGGAACCTATTCTCTAGGTTCAGGGATGCTAGGGCACTTGCAGATGCAGATGCAAAGGAGATAGAGCAACTCATAAGACCAGCAGGGTTCTATAGGGTCAAGGCTAGAAGGATCAAGGAGGTTGCAAGGATAATTGCGTATGAGTACAACGGGGATGTTCCAAATACCCTTGAAGGGTTGATGAGGTTACCAGGTGTTGGCAGGAAGACTGCAAACTGTGTTCTAGTGTATGCGTTTGATAAACCTGCCATACCAGTTGATACACATGTGCATAGGATAGCCAATAGATTAGGCTTAGTATCTAGTAGGAGTGTGGAGGAGACTGAGCATATGCTTATGGAGAAGGTTGATATCTTGTACTGGAAGAGGATAAACGATACATTCGTTATGTTTGGACAGAATGTATGTAGGCCAGTAGCACCTCTATGCAACTTATGCTTGCTTAAAGATATGTGCAAGTATTATATGGGGAAGAGCAGTAGCAACAGCAGCAGTAGTAGTAGTAGCAGTAAGCATGGATCTAATCAACAAGCAACATCATCATCCTAA
- the sat gene encoding sulfate adenylyltransferase: MKGIIEPHGGRLIKRILDKSSREKVLNDDDMLRVYIDDDLASDVENIADGIFSPLEGFMGYDDLIHVLREGRLADGLPWTIPILLDVDHDTAARMKDAKDVLLVGKKSSAMALMHVEDHYRYDKMEIARRVYQTDDRSHPGVAKTLAMNDYFVHGKITLVSRANNTNNNNTNNDEDKYGLRRYRLTPEESRAIIAEKGWRSVVGFQTRNIPHLAHEMLQKSVLNFFDALFVNPLIGRKKSGDFKDEVILRAYEVLIENYYPKERVLFATLHTEMRYAGPKEAIHHAIMRKNLGCTHFIVGRDHAGVGSFYHPFAAQEIFKEYPDLGIEPVFFPAFFYCKRCMGIVSERMCPHPLDYRLELSGTRLRKMINEGERPSELLMRPEVVDVIMQHKDPFVP, from the coding sequence ATGAAAGGTATTATTGAACCACATGGAGGTAGGCTGATCAAAAGGATCCTTGATAAGAGTTCTAGGGAGAAGGTACTGAACGATGATGATATGCTAAGGGTTTATATCGATGATGATCTAGCAAGTGATGTTGAGAATATAGCAGATGGTATATTTAGCCCACTTGAGGGTTTCATGGGTTACGATGATCTCATACATGTGCTGAGGGAAGGGAGGCTTGCAGATGGACTCCCGTGGACCATACCTATCCTGCTTGATGTTGATCATGATACAGCAGCAAGGATGAAGGATGCAAAGGATGTCTTGCTTGTAGGAAAGAAGAGTAGTGCTATGGCGTTGATGCATGTTGAGGATCACTACAGATACGATAAGATGGAGATAGCAAGGAGAGTATACCAGACTGATGATAGATCACATCCTGGAGTAGCAAAGACATTGGCCATGAATGATTACTTTGTACATGGTAAGATAACCCTCGTAAGCAGGGCAAACAACACTAACAACAACAATACTAATAATGATGAGGATAAGTATGGGCTTAGGAGGTATAGGCTCACCCCAGAGGAGTCTAGAGCAATAATTGCAGAGAAGGGTTGGAGGAGCGTTGTAGGCTTCCAGACAAGGAATATACCACATCTAGCACATGAGATGCTCCAAAAGTCTGTACTCAACTTCTTCGATGCACTCTTTGTAAACCCGCTTATAGGCAGGAAGAAGTCAGGTGACTTTAAGGATGAGGTAATACTAAGAGCATATGAGGTGCTGATAGAGAACTACTATCCAAAGGAGAGGGTGCTCTTTGCTACACTACATACTGAGATGAGGTATGCTGGGCCCAAGGAGGCTATACACCATGCTATAATGCGTAAGAACCTTGGATGCACACACTTCATAGTTGGTAGAGACCATGCTGGTGTTGGCTCATTCTACCATCCATTTGCTGCGCAAGAGATATTCAAGGAGTATCCAGATCTAGGCATAGAGCCTGTCTTCTTCCCTGCATTCTTCTACTGCAAGAGGTGCATGGGAATAGTTAGTGAGAGGATGTGCCCCCATCCTCTTGACTACAGGCTTGAGTTGAGTGGTACAAGGCTTAGAAAGATGATAAATGAGGGTGAGAGACCCTCAGAACTCTTGATGAGGCCAGAGGTTGTTGATGTTATAATGCAGCATAAGGATCCGTTCGTGCCATAG
- a CDS encoding phosphoadenylyl-sulfate reductase — protein MQSVEAIAKEFESKSAEELLRWAIDKFHPRIALASSFGAEDVVLIDMLARIRKDVRIFTLDTGRLNQETYDVMDAIRDRYGVSIEVYFPDAKEVEEMVRKYGLNLFYHSVELRKLCCEVRKVKPLNRALNGLDAWITGLRREQADTRANIAKVEVDAQHNGILKINPLADWTWSMVWEYIRRNKVPYNKLHDKGYPSIGCEPCTRAVQPGEPFRAGRWWWEQDSYKECGLHLNPLKSKG, from the coding sequence ATGCAAAGTGTTGAGGCTATAGCCAAGGAGTTTGAGAGCAAGAGTGCTGAGGAACTGCTCAGATGGGCAATAGATAAGTTTCATCCAAGGATAGCGTTGGCATCAAGTTTTGGGGCAGAGGATGTTGTGCTCATAGATATGCTGGCAAGGATAAGGAAGGATGTTAGGATATTCACCCTAGACACTGGAAGGCTCAACCAGGAGACTTATGATGTTATGGATGCTATAAGGGATAGGTATGGTGTAAGCATAGAGGTCTACTTCCCAGATGCAAAGGAGGTTGAGGAGATGGTAAGGAAGTATGGGCTCAACCTATTCTACCATAGCGTTGAGTTGAGGAAGCTATGCTGTGAGGTTAGGAAGGTTAAGCCATTGAATAGAGCCTTGAATGGGTTGGATGCATGGATAACTGGACTTAGAAGGGAGCAGGCAGATACTAGAGCAAATATAGCAAAGGTTGAGGTTGATGCGCAGCATAACGGGATATTGAAGATAAACCCTCTAGCAGACTGGACATGGAGTATGGTATGGGAGTATATAAGGAGGAATAAGGTGCCATACAACAAACTGCATGACAAAGGTTATCCAAGCATAGGATGCGAGCCATGCACTAGAGCAGTACAGCCTGGAGAGCCCTTCAGGGCAGGTAGATGGTGGTGGGAGCAGGATTCATACAAGGAGTGTGGACTACACTTGAACCCTCTCAAGAGCAAGGGATGA
- the asnS gene encoding asparagine--tRNA ligase, with amino-acid sequence MQSGAAVRTTVDECLSMQDGSMVELRGWVANKSDIGSLTFILLRDGSNYIQLVGKKGVSSDDVISIMKEVSIESAVLARGTLRSDARALNGKEVLVKDIEVIARAEEPWPINKSTVRSASFLYDNRHLSIRGMKSSSIMKIRSELIKAAFDFFYDHGFTFITAPSIVGTAVEGGATLFELEYFGKKVYLTQSAQFYEEAAICSFGKVFTMQPAFRAEKSKTPKHLTEFIMIEAEVAFNTQEDNMRLQEELLTYIYNRVAERRKREFDILGRRLKPVEKPFQRIKYDEVRDTAMKHGINFEWGEDIPTEAERLISRMFEQPFFITDYPLSARSFYHMCRDDDPRITLSSDLIAPEGFGEIATGGQRIHDYNTLLERIKSNNLPLESFRWYLDLRRYGMPPHAGFGIGVERVIRWLCNLKHIRATSLFPRTITRVYP; translated from the coding sequence GTGCAGAGTGGTGCTGCTGTAAGGACCACTGTGGATGAGTGCCTATCCATGCAGGATGGTAGCATGGTTGAGTTGAGGGGATGGGTTGCTAACAAGAGCGATATAGGCTCCCTAACATTCATACTCTTGAGGGATGGCTCAAACTATATACAGTTAGTAGGAAAGAAGGGAGTAAGTAGTGATGATGTAATCAGCATAATGAAGGAGGTTAGCATAGAGTCTGCTGTACTAGCTAGAGGTACTCTACGCTCAGATGCTAGAGCATTGAATGGTAAGGAGGTGCTAGTCAAGGATATAGAGGTTATAGCAAGGGCAGAGGAACCATGGCCAATAAACAAGAGTACTGTAAGATCTGCATCCTTTCTGTATGATAACAGGCATCTCTCAATAAGGGGTATGAAGAGTAGTTCTATAATGAAGATAAGGAGCGAACTTATCAAAGCAGCATTCGACTTCTTCTACGACCATGGGTTCACTTTCATAACTGCACCATCCATAGTAGGTACCGCAGTGGAAGGGGGTGCAACACTCTTTGAGTTGGAGTACTTTGGAAAGAAGGTATACTTGACGCAGAGTGCACAGTTCTATGAAGAGGCAGCGATATGCTCATTCGGCAAGGTATTCACCATGCAGCCAGCATTCAGGGCTGAGAAGAGCAAGACACCTAAACATCTTACAGAGTTCATAATGATAGAGGCTGAGGTTGCATTCAACACACAGGAAGATAACATGAGGCTTCAAGAGGAACTCCTCACATACATATACAATAGGGTTGCAGAGAGGAGGAAGAGGGAGTTTGATATCCTAGGGAGAAGGTTGAAGCCAGTAGAGAAACCATTCCAGAGGATAAAGTATGATGAGGTTAGGGATACTGCAATGAAGCATGGAATAAACTTTGAGTGGGGTGAGGATATACCAACCGAGGCTGAGAGGCTCATCTCAAGGATGTTTGAGCAACCATTCTTCATAACAGATTATCCATTGAGTGCTAGAAGCTTCTACCATATGTGTAGAGATGATGATCCAAGGATAACACTATCCTCTGATCTAATAGCTCCAGAGGGCTTTGGTGAGATAGCAACTGGAGGGCAAAGGATACATGATTACAACACACTCCTTGAGAGGATAAAGAGCAACAACCTTCCTCTAGAGTCGTTCAGGTGGTATCTGGATCTGAGGAGGTATGGTATGCCACCACATGCTGGCTTTGGGATAGGAGTTGAGAGAGTGATTAGATGGTTATGCAACCTCAAGCATATAAGGGCTACATCACTCTTCCCCAGAACCATAACTAGGGTATATCCCTAA
- a CDS encoding THUMP domain-containing protein — translation MVVVVEPTQFASSRLDVLKSNIMAVLDAHERCSIKQDGHLLLLDVDEPVDAMYALTNVFGIRSIGIADTADKKLDSLVDAIVSVGKHIIHSNERFHVEVLGSAKGIVTRDVEFAATAALLSELSMLNVKPSSKGYDRLIRVYIADEGAYVCRIYRDGAGGLPVGSNGYALCSVYDCISAVAAYVLAEHGFYPSIIVVYSEDGMLRRVAKKIEVIARMLPRKSIELKYTYYTPRSNDVDSSNKYHYHYKNTLLTSLLLDRLVRVSDMGSKSNNSNSIASSMGSNSSSSNNSSNSSSSIIALPLSSLHSMDFINSVMRRVSCRNVIFPLMFSNYLLHYSRIFGVDCVREIQDISKSTESIAVDDSYIGEYVEECINNMHTLEVKLSPNMVHDIIDGIRRMQGDNV, via the coding sequence ATGGTTGTAGTTGTAGAGCCTACACAATTTGCATCATCAAGGCTGGATGTTCTTAAGAGTAACATAATGGCGGTGCTAGATGCTCATGAAAGGTGTAGCATTAAGCAGGATGGGCATCTTCTGCTCTTGGATGTTGATGAGCCTGTAGATGCTATGTATGCACTGACAAATGTATTTGGGATAAGGAGTATAGGTATAGCAGACACTGCAGATAAAAAGTTAGACTCCCTAGTAGATGCTATAGTAAGTGTAGGTAAGCACATAATACACTCTAACGAGAGGTTCCATGTAGAGGTTCTTGGTAGTGCTAAGGGTATAGTGACTAGGGATGTGGAGTTTGCTGCAACTGCAGCGTTGCTCTCTGAACTCTCCATGCTCAATGTTAAGCCATCAAGCAAGGGTTACGATAGGCTGATAAGGGTCTACATAGCAGATGAGGGTGCGTATGTATGCAGGATATACAGGGATGGTGCTGGAGGGCTCCCTGTAGGCTCAAATGGTTATGCTCTATGTAGTGTATATGATTGTATATCAGCAGTAGCAGCATATGTGCTAGCAGAGCATGGATTCTATCCATCCATAATTGTAGTATATAGTGAGGATGGGATGCTTAGGAGGGTTGCTAAGAAGATAGAGGTTATAGCAAGGATGCTCCCAAGGAAGAGTATAGAGTTGAAGTACACATACTATACCCCTAGGAGCAATGATGTTGATAGCAGTAACAAGTATCATTATCATTATAAGAATACATTGCTGACATCTCTTCTATTAGATAGATTGGTAAGGGTATCTGATATGGGTAGCAAGAGTAATAATAGTAATAGTATTGCTAGTAGTATGGGTAGCAACAGTAGCAGCAGTAATAATAGTAGTAACAGCAGTAGTAGTATCATTGCACTCCCATTATCTTCATTACACAGCATGGATTTCATAAATAGTGTGATGAGGAGGGTGAGTTGTAGGAATGTAATATTTCCATTGATGTTCTCCAACTATCTCCTACACTATTCAAGGATATTTGGTGTAGATTGTGTAAGGGAGATACAGGATATTAGCAAGTCCACTGAATCAATTGCAGTTGATGATAGTTATATTGGTGAATATGTTGAGGAGTGCATAAATAACATGCATACGCTAGAGGTTAAGTTAAGCCCAAACATGGTACATGATATAATAGATGGGATTAGACGGATGCAAGGAGATAACGTGTGA